A stretch of Alkalicella caledoniensis DNA encodes these proteins:
- the dhaM gene encoding dihydroxyacetone kinase phosphoryl donor subunit DhaM has translation MVGMVIVSHSAKLAEGVKEIAEQLNDGSVQIELAGGVDGDIIGTSPVKIQNAIERLKDKKAILIFFDLGSAVMSSEMALELLDEEISGKVYLVNAPLVEGVIAATVQASTTDDIDSIIKIAQESKDIEKI, from the coding sequence ATGGTAGGGATGGTAATAGTCTCTCATAGTGCAAAATTAGCAGAGGGAGTTAAAGAAATAGCTGAACAGTTAAATGATGGAAGTGTTCAAATAGAACTAGCTGGAGGGGTAGATGGAGATATAATCGGAACAAGCCCTGTTAAGATTCAAAATGCCATTGAAAGATTAAAGGACAAAAAGGCAATATTGATATTTTTTGATTTAGGCAGTGCTGTCATGAGTAGTGAAATGGCCCTAGAATTATTAGATGAAGAGATAAGTGGTAAAGTATATCTAGTCAATGCACCTTTAGTAGAAGGGGTAATTGCTGCAACAGTGCAGGCGTCAACAACCGATGACATTGATAGTATTATAAAAATTGCACAAGAAAGCAAAGATATAGAAAAAATATAG
- a CDS encoding MATE family efflux transporter encodes MRDLTEGNIPKQIFYFTLPMLIGNVFQQLYNTVDSIIIGRFEGTDALAAVGASFPIIFLLVSLLMGVTMGATILISQYFGAKDFEMVKKTVGTTYIFLFFASIATTIIGLLFSKHILALLNTPDSVLPLAQTYLNIMFIGMVSTFGYNAISAILRGVGDSKTPLTFLIIASVINIALDLLFVGVFGWGVAGVAWATVIAQSCSFFFGLYHLSKTKSLLSVNIKEMVFDKLIFLKCLKIGIPSGIQQTLFSLGMIALQGLVNSFGSNTMAAYTAAGRIDAFALMPIMNFGQAISTFVGQNIGANKMHRVKKGYITTIIMSSAMALFVTISLFVFGEPLMRMFDSNPEVVAIGMRKIQIVSLFYVVVSVMFITTGVLRGAGDTMVPLFISMITLWLIRVPVAYLLTPRLGSDGIWWSIPSGWTLGLILTVGYYSTGKWKSKAVVGYKQDSTGDKLDKKVLPNAG; translated from the coding sequence ATGAGAGACCTTACAGAAGGGAATATTCCCAAACAGATTTTTTACTTTACACTTCCCATGTTAATAGGAAATGTTTTTCAGCAATTGTATAATACGGTAGATAGTATAATAATCGGTAGGTTCGAGGGGACCGATGCTTTAGCAGCAGTGGGTGCTAGTTTTCCCATAATATTTTTATTAGTATCATTACTCATGGGAGTTACCATGGGTGCTACCATATTGATTTCTCAGTATTTTGGAGCTAAGGATTTTGAGATGGTTAAAAAGACTGTAGGTACAACATATATATTCTTGTTTTTTGCATCTATAGCTACCACCATAATTGGATTATTGTTTAGCAAGCATATCCTGGCTTTGCTTAACACCCCAGATTCTGTTCTACCTTTGGCTCAAACTTACTTAAATATCATGTTTATAGGTATGGTTTCTACTTTCGGTTACAATGCCATTAGTGCAATTCTAAGGGGTGTAGGAGATTCTAAAACTCCCCTAACCTTTCTAATTATTGCCTCAGTGATAAACATTGCCTTGGACTTATTGTTCGTTGGCGTATTTGGTTGGGGTGTTGCTGGTGTAGCTTGGGCTACTGTTATTGCACAAAGTTGTTCATTTTTCTTTGGATTATATCATCTAAGTAAGACTAAGTCTCTACTTTCAGTTAATATCAAGGAGATGGTCTTTGATAAGTTGATTTTCCTTAAATGCCTCAAAATCGGTATACCTAGCGGTATTCAGCAGACTCTATTTTCACTAGGTATGATAGCCCTTCAAGGCCTTGTTAATTCCTTTGGTTCTAACACCATGGCTGCTTATACTGCTGCTGGAAGAATAGATGCCTTTGCCTTGATGCCTATTATGAACTTCGGTCAGGCCATCTCTACTTTTGTTGGTCAAAACATAGGCGCCAACAAAATGCATAGAGTTAAAAAAGGTTATATAACTACTATCATCATGTCTTCTGCCATGGCCTTATTTGTTACTATTTCATTATTTGTATTTGGAGAGCCACTTATGAGGATGTTTGACTCTAATCCAGAGGTTGTGGCCATCGGAATGAGAAAAATTCAAATCGTATCTCTATTCTACGTTGTAGTTTCAGTTATGTTCATAACAACAGGAGTTTTACGAGGGGCTGGCGATACCATGGTTCCTTTATTTATCTCCATGATCACCCTATGGCTTATAAGGGTACCAGTTGCTTACTTGCTTACCCCTCGTTTAGGTTCTGACGGAATCTGGTGGTCTATACCCAGTGGATGGACCCTTGGCTTAATCCTTACTGTAGGTTATTATAGTACTGGCAAATGGAAGAGCAAGGCTGTTGTTGGTTATAAGCAAGATAGTACCGGAGACAAATTAGATAAAAAGGTTCTTCCTAATGCAGGATAA
- a CDS encoding IS1182 family transposase, whose protein sequence is MSFIQGTDRKQKTMFPDCIEDYIGEDNPVRVIDEYVKLVNMSAFTKSKEHRRGAPGYHPSVLLKLYLYGYVNGIRSSRKLETESHRNIEVVWLLQKLKPDFKTIADFRKENKTQLKQVFKDFTKLCKDLKLLGEEFIAIDGTKIQANNSKKNNFSKKKIQRHKQYIEDKVNSYLDLLESSDKDDSPKLKYTPEEIQQKIEKLKERKIKFEELEKKLQDSESNEISTVDEDARLMDNKNNGVTVAYNIQTAVDSKHGIIVAYDVTNNPADQGNLNSLAEKAKDIFGKRKLEVAADKGYYQADDLMKCERNETTVYLPKQSYSNATGDKDFYGDKFTYVPEKDLYICPLGHELRRINHKSKEPKRIKYRNYDACKNCESKSKCTTAAKGRIINRSPNQDFLDTIDARTEANMDKYLQRQMIVEHPYGTIKRTMNAGYFLTRGMDSVTTETALVLLAYNFKRVINIIGVKELLRILVALRPTLSLYFYMFKSYCTKRQEIYG, encoded by the coding sequence ATGTCATTTATACAAGGTACAGATAGAAAGCAAAAAACAATGTTTCCTGACTGCATAGAAGATTACATAGGTGAGGATAATCCCGTTAGGGTAATTGATGAATACGTAAAACTGGTCAATATGAGTGCATTCACTAAATCAAAGGAACACCGCAGAGGTGCACCAGGATATCATCCCTCTGTTTTATTGAAGTTATATCTATATGGGTATGTAAATGGCATAAGATCATCTAGAAAGCTAGAAACAGAATCTCACAGGAATATAGAAGTGGTTTGGCTATTACAAAAACTAAAACCTGATTTTAAAACAATAGCTGATTTCAGGAAAGAAAATAAAACTCAGCTAAAACAAGTTTTCAAGGATTTTACTAAGTTGTGTAAGGATCTCAAACTATTAGGCGAGGAATTCATAGCAATAGATGGGACTAAAATTCAAGCTAATAATTCAAAGAAGAATAATTTCTCAAAGAAAAAAATACAAAGACACAAACAATATATCGAAGATAAGGTTAATTCCTATCTAGATTTGTTAGAAAGCAGTGACAAAGACGATTCACCTAAACTTAAGTATACACCTGAAGAAATTCAGCAAAAAATTGAAAAACTCAAGGAGCGTAAAATTAAATTTGAAGAGTTGGAAAAAAAACTACAGGATAGCGAAAGTAATGAAATATCTACAGTTGACGAAGATGCTAGGCTTATGGACAACAAAAACAATGGTGTTACTGTAGCATATAACATACAAACAGCTGTAGACTCTAAGCATGGTATTATAGTCGCATATGATGTTACAAACAATCCCGCAGATCAAGGTAACCTAAATTCACTTGCAGAAAAGGCTAAAGATATATTTGGAAAAAGGAAACTTGAAGTAGCGGCAGATAAAGGCTATTACCAAGCAGACGACCTCATGAAATGTGAGAGAAACGAAACAACAGTCTATTTGCCAAAACAGTCGTATTCTAACGCCACAGGAGACAAAGATTTCTACGGAGATAAATTTACTTATGTGCCTGAAAAAGACTTATATATTTGTCCTTTGGGCCATGAATTACGCAGAATAAACCACAAATCAAAAGAACCAAAAAGAATAAAATATAGAAACTACGATGCCTGTAAAAACTGTGAATCAAAAAGCAAATGCACCACTGCAGCCAAAGGCAGGATAATAAATCGGTCACCTAACCAAGATTTTTTGGATACTATAGATGCTAGAACAGAAGCAAATATGGACAAATACCTACAAAGGCAGATGATTGTTGAGCATCCTTATGGAACCATCAAAAGGACAATGAATGCTGGGTATTTTTTAACAAGAGGGATGGATTCTGTAACTACAGAGACAGCCCTAGTTTTGCTAGCCTATAATTTTAAAAGAGTAATAAATATTATAGGAGTGAAAGAACTACTAAGGATATTAGTAGCTCTTAGACCCACTTTATCATTGTATTTTTATATGTTTAAGTCATATTGCACCAAAAGACAGGAAATTTACGGCTAA
- a CDS encoding P1 family peptidase encodes MKNKRISIRDYGIHIGTLHTGELNSITDVKGVEVGHVTLQNGDMQTGVTAIIPHEGNIFKDKLIAQSHVINGFGKTIGTIQLDELGTLETPIILTNTLSIGACSEGLVEYILSQNPQIGRDTGTVNPVVAECNDMYLNDIRAGFVKKEHVRMAIANSTVD; translated from the coding sequence ATGAAAAATAAGAGAATATCCATTAGAGACTATGGAATACATATAGGGACATTACACACTGGTGAACTGAATTCCATAACAGATGTAAAAGGGGTAGAAGTTGGGCACGTAACTTTACAAAATGGAGATATGCAAACCGGTGTAACTGCGATAATACCCCATGAAGGCAATATATTTAAAGATAAATTAATTGCTCAGAGCCATGTAATAAATGGATTTGGCAAAACAATAGGAACTATACAACTAGATGAGCTAGGAACCTTGGAGACCCCTATAATTTTAACTAATACTTTAAGTATAGGGGCCTGTTCTGAAGGACTTGTAGAATATATACTAAGTCAAAACCCACAGATAGGGCGGGATACAGGAACAGTAAACCCAGTGGTGGCAGAGTGTAATGATATGTATCTTAACGATATTAGGGCAGGTTTTGTTAAGAAGGAGCATGTGAGAATGGCAATTGCCAATTCAACAGTTGATTGA
- a CDS encoding P1 family peptidase — MIEEGAVGAGTGMSCYGLKGGIGSSSRIIEYLYGTYTLGVLVLSNFGKTEDFILNGTRIGCDIKNKIEQSTIEDKGSIIIVVATDLPVDSRQLNRIIKRASSGLAKTGSYYGHGSGDVVIGFSTYKRIPHENKGLIKYTTIHEDDIDQAFKAVAEATEEAILNSMVAAETTVGREGHIRYSLRNFLF; from the coding sequence TTGATTGAAGAGGGTGCTGTGGGGGCAGGAACGGGGATGTCATGTTATGGTTTAAAGGGAGGGATAGGAAGCTCTTCTAGGATAATTGAATACCTTTACGGAACATATACCCTTGGAGTACTGGTGTTATCAAACTTTGGGAAAACAGAAGACTTTATATTAAATGGGACAAGGATAGGATGCGACATAAAAAACAAGATAGAACAAAGCACAATTGAGGATAAGGGTTCAATAATAATAGTTGTGGCAACAGACCTACCAGTGGATAGTAGACAGCTAAATAGAATTATCAAAAGGGCATCCTCAGGCTTAGCTAAAACTGGATCTTATTATGGTCACGGTAGTGGGGATGTGGTTATTGGATTTAGTACATATAAAAGAATACCCCATGAAAACAAAGGACTAATAAAATATACTACAATACATGAAGATGATATAGATCAAGCTTTCAAGGCTGTGGCAGAAGCAACAGAAGAAGCAATTCTTAATTCCATGGTTGCTGCTGAGACCACAGTAGGAAGAGAAGGACATATAAGGTATTCTTTACGTAATTTCTTATTTTAG
- a CDS encoding sigma 54-interacting transcriptional regulator — MDKGVKITINYDKGIHTRIAAMVVKRCQQIMDKYKCQLYIRREKDDTVLPGNSLLALISMRIRQGESIWVFSDSEDEDGVNDFANFLKGSFTINQSEIDEVDSLIQNNVLASEKIFESIANGLIVLDEKNVINVFNKAAERITGISAKVAVGKKSNEIIASLQLQEVIATGIGQTGLKQKIGEKVVITNRGPIIIDNKIMGAVAVFQDISEIEKLSWELNGVKELKQKLENILENVDDGICMVDEKHVITYLNRPFQRIMEVSNKSIGKNVFEVLPPDIISVESSHISEQSSFIVKRDDGTEIMINISPVSLDESIKGIILLAKELTQIERLMDRVQELSAKTIFLQEQLLKKQELSKPFQNIIGRSGALFDALNIASKASETNSTVLIRGESGTGKELVAKAIHYSSHRRNNPFVRVNCAAIPANLLESELFGHERGSFTGAIKQKLGKFELANGGTIFLDEIGDMDKSMQAKLLRILQEKEIERVGGLKTITIDVRVIAATNSPLEVMIEEGNFRQDLYYRLNVIPVMMPPLRHRKGDIPLLSQYFIQKVATKNNYQPKEITKSALKCLEDYRWPGNVRELENIIEMSMTLSNDSMIKVSDLPQYIVGNKDNKEMLKVTSDMEGHIPTLEEVERKLIELSLQKYRSFRGAAEALGINHKTVAAKARKYNISSW, encoded by the coding sequence ATGGATAAAGGAGTAAAAATCACAATAAATTATGATAAAGGTATCCACACACGAATAGCTGCCATGGTTGTAAAGAGATGTCAGCAGATTATGGATAAGTACAAATGCCAACTTTACATAAGAAGGGAAAAAGATGACACTGTATTACCGGGCAACAGTTTATTAGCGCTTATATCAATGAGAATACGGCAAGGAGAAAGTATATGGGTCTTTAGTGATAGTGAGGATGAAGATGGAGTTAATGATTTTGCTAATTTCTTGAAGGGCTCTTTTACAATAAACCAAAGTGAAATTGATGAAGTGGATAGTTTAATTCAAAACAATGTTTTAGCCAGTGAGAAGATATTTGAAAGTATTGCCAATGGACTAATTGTACTTGATGAAAAGAATGTTATTAATGTATTTAACAAAGCTGCAGAGCGCATCACTGGAATTTCAGCAAAAGTTGCAGTGGGTAAAAAATCCAATGAAATAATTGCGAGCTTGCAGCTTCAGGAAGTCATAGCAACAGGAATAGGCCAAACGGGGTTGAAACAAAAAATTGGTGAAAAGGTAGTAATTACAAATAGGGGACCTATAATCATAGACAATAAAATAATGGGTGCTGTTGCAGTTTTTCAGGACATCTCAGAAATTGAAAAATTATCTTGGGAGCTTAATGGTGTAAAGGAATTAAAGCAGAAACTGGAAAACATATTAGAGAACGTTGATGATGGAATTTGTATGGTTGACGAAAAACATGTAATTACATATCTGAATAGACCTTTTCAACGGATAATGGAGGTAAGTAATAAATCAATAGGAAAAAATGTTTTTGAAGTTTTACCTCCTGATATTATTAGTGTGGAATCTAGCCATATCTCTGAACAATCTAGTTTCATTGTAAAAAGGGATGATGGAACTGAGATAATGATCAATATAAGTCCAGTATCACTAGATGAAAGTATAAAAGGAATTATTCTGCTAGCCAAAGAACTAACTCAGATTGAAAGACTTATGGATAGGGTTCAAGAATTGTCTGCAAAGACTATTTTTCTACAGGAGCAACTTCTTAAAAAACAAGAATTAAGCAAACCATTTCAAAATATTATAGGTAGGAGTGGAGCTTTATTTGATGCCCTAAATATAGCATCTAAGGCTTCTGAGACTAATAGCACTGTTTTAATTAGGGGAGAAAGCGGTACAGGAAAAGAACTCGTTGCAAAGGCAATTCATTATTCAAGCCATAGGAGAAACAACCCTTTCGTTCGAGTTAATTGTGCAGCAATCCCAGCTAATCTACTGGAGTCAGAACTATTTGGCCATGAAAGGGGCTCCTTTACTGGAGCAATAAAACAGAAACTAGGTAAATTTGAGCTTGCCAATGGTGGAACTATTTTTTTAGATGAAATTGGTGATATGGATAAATCCATGCAAGCTAAGCTACTTAGAATATTGCAAGAAAAGGAAATTGAACGGGTAGGAGGTCTAAAGACAATTACAATTGATGTAAGGGTAATTGCAGCAACCAACTCCCCATTAGAAGTTATGATAGAAGAGGGGAATTTCCGGCAGGACCTCTATTACAGGCTCAATGTTATACCTGTTATGATGCCACCCTTAAGACACAGAAAAGGAGATATCCCGCTACTATCTCAATACTTTATCCAAAAGGTAGCAACAAAAAATAATTATCAACCTAAAGAAATCACCAAAAGCGCACTGAAATGTTTAGAGGATTACAGGTGGCCAGGGAATGTAAGGGAGTTAGAAAATATTATTGAGATGTCTATGACATTGTCCAATGATAGCATGATTAAGGTGAGTGATTTACCTCAGTATATAGTTGGAAACAAAGATAATAAGGAAATGTTAAAGGTTACTTCAGACATGGAGGGACATATACCTACACTAGAAGAAGTTGAAAGAAAATTGATTGAACTATCCCTCCAAAAATATAGATCCTTTCGGGGAGCAGCAGAAGCATTAGGAATAAACCATAAAACCGTTGCTGCCAAAGCTCGTAAATATAATATAAGCTCATGGTAG
- a CDS encoding type 1 glutamine amidotransferase domain-containing protein has product MNLIGRKIIALVDHDFEDLELWYPILRLQEEGATVDLVGPEAKTKYIGKYGVPATTDLSFGEVDAHMYDAILVPGGWAPDKLRRYPEVIDLVQKMDQLNKPIGQICHAGWVLISAKILDGKTVTSTPGIKDDMENAGATWVDVPVVVDKNLVSSRRPPDLPDYMRAFIDLMI; this is encoded by the coding sequence ATGAATCTAATTGGTCGTAAAATTATAGCTTTAGTTGACCATGACTTTGAGGATTTAGAGTTGTGGTATCCCATATTAAGGCTACAGGAAGAAGGGGCTACTGTAGATTTAGTAGGCCCAGAAGCAAAAACCAAATATATTGGTAAGTACGGTGTTCCTGCAACAACTGATTTATCTTTCGGTGAAGTTGATGCCCATATGTATGACGCTATACTTGTTCCCGGTGGATGGGCTCCTGACAAGTTAAGACGCTACCCAGAGGTTATAGATCTGGTACAAAAAATGGATCAATTAAATAAGCCTATCGGACAGATATGTCATGCTGGTTGGGTACTTATATCTGCTAAGATTCTAGATGGCAAAACAGTTACCAGCACCCCTGGGATTAAAGATGATATGGAAAATGCGGGGGCCACGTGGGTTGATGTTCCTGTTGTAGTTGACAAAAATTTAGTTTCCAGTAGACGTCCACCTGATCTGCCCGATTATATGAGGGCCTTTATAGATTTAATGATATAG
- a CDS encoding HPr family phosphocarrier protein, producing the protein MIEKSIKVTNEVGLHARPAAMLVKAAAKYSSNIDIRYKDKTANCKSILSLMSLRVKQGEIVSLNISGEDEEIALKEIVSLFENNFE; encoded by the coding sequence ATGATTGAGAAATCAATAAAGGTAACCAATGAAGTAGGGCTACATGCTAGACCAGCTGCAATGTTAGTTAAAGCTGCAGCCAAGTATTCTAGCAACATAGATATTAGATATAAAGATAAAACCGCCAATTGTAAAAGTATATTATCCTTGATGTCCTTAAGGGTCAAACAAGGAGAAATAGTAAGCCTTAATATATCCGGCGAAGATGAAGAAATAGCCCTTAAGGAAATAGTTTCTCTGTTTGAAAATAATTTTGAATAG